In one Anabrus simplex isolate iqAnaSimp1 chromosome 9, ASM4041472v1, whole genome shotgun sequence genomic region, the following are encoded:
- the LOC137502173 gene encoding PRKR-interacting protein 1 homolog, whose translation MIGTNDGETSNSKKDKNEDLKPIIARNATDVQRIRLEKLMKNPEKPVVLPEKPKEKSTPHVPEFVRNVMGSSAGAGSGEFHVYRHLRRKEYARQKCIQEKAEKELLEEEYHRKLEENRRKAEERTARKRAKRLKKKKHKGKRKKTDGNLKDSSESGSEEDESSTEHVDETEEQRRHSDEEPKKQEKQKDEPEDKLDNEVN comes from the coding sequence ATGATTGGAACAAATGATGGAGAGACATCTAACTCGAAGAAAGACAAAAATGAAGACTTGAAACCTATCATTGCCAGAAACGCCACTGATGTGCAGCGAATTAGATTAGAGAAGTTAATGAAAAACCCAGAAAAACCTGTTGTGTTACCAGAAAAACCCAAAGAGAAGAGTACTCCTCACGTTCCCGAATTTGTGCGCAATGTAATGGGCTCAAGTGCCGGAGCTGGAAGTGGGGAGTTTCATGTTTATAGACATTTGCGGAGAAAGGAATATGCTAGGCAAAAAtgcattcaagaaaaggctgaaaAAGAACTTTTGGAAGAAGAGTATCATAGAAAACTTGAAGAAAATAGGCGAAAGGCTGAAGAGAGGACTGCGAGAAAGAGGGCTAAAAGgctaaagaagaagaaacataaaggAAAGAGAAAAAAGACGGATGGAAATCTTAAAGATTCATCTGAATCAGGTAGTGAAGAAGATGAATCATCAACGGAACATGTGGACGAGACAGAAGAACAGAGAAGACACTCTGACGAAGAaccaaaaaaacaagaaaaacaaaaagaTGAGCCTGAAGACAAGTTGGACAATGAAGTAAACTAA